One stretch of Janibacter limosus DNA includes these proteins:
- the dapF gene encoding diaminopimelate epimerase — MNLPFTKGHGTENDFVLIPDLDGELDLTPAQVALLADRQAGIGGDGVIRIVRTARAAEADIAALADEAEWFMDYRNADGSLAQMCGNGTRVFATWLRREGLVGESFAIATRAGLRRIRFEGDDVVTHMGTWRFVDEAKAQSQGFDSLVHVDEAEDITEPYSALSLDLGNPHTVVALPENVNLNGIRLRRPPAVNPVPPEGSNVEFVRVLGPGRISMRVHERGVGETRSCGTGVCVAAIGTAFWSGDVDATGEMTVEVPGGTLRVRLLPGREVELAGPAVLVADGTTTLV, encoded by the coding sequence ATGAACCTGCCTTTCACCAAGGGTCACGGCACGGAGAACGACTTCGTGCTCATCCCCGACCTCGACGGCGAGCTCGACCTGACCCCCGCGCAGGTCGCGCTGCTCGCCGACCGCCAGGCGGGCATCGGCGGCGACGGCGTGATCCGCATCGTGCGCACCGCCCGCGCCGCGGAGGCGGACATCGCGGCGCTGGCCGACGAGGCCGAGTGGTTCATGGACTACCGCAACGCCGATGGCTCGCTCGCCCAGATGTGTGGCAACGGCACGCGAGTCTTCGCGACCTGGCTGCGCCGCGAGGGTCTCGTGGGGGAGTCCTTCGCCATCGCCACCCGGGCGGGCCTGCGGCGGATCCGCTTCGAGGGAGATGACGTCGTGACCCACATGGGCACCTGGCGCTTCGTCGACGAGGCCAAGGCGCAGTCGCAGGGCTTCGACTCCCTGGTGCACGTCGACGAGGCCGAGGACATCACCGAGCCGTACTCGGCGCTCTCGCTCGACCTGGGCAACCCGCACACCGTCGTGGCGCTGCCGGAGAACGTCAACCTCAACGGCATCCGGCTGCGGCGGCCACCGGCCGTCAACCCGGTGCCGCCCGAGGGCAGCAATGTCGAGTTCGTCCGCGTCCTCGGCCCGGGCCGCATCTCGATGCGGGTGCACGAGCGCGGCGTCGGCGAGACCCGCTCCTGCGGTACCGGCGTGTGCGTCGCGGCGATCGGCACCGCCTTCTGGTCGGGCGACGTCGACGCCACCGGTGAGATGACGGTCGAGGTGCCCGGCGGCACGCTGCGCGTGCGCCTGCTGCCCGGCCGCGAGGTCGAGCTGGCGGGCCCTGCGGTACTCGTCGCGGACGGGACGACGACGCTCGTCTGA